ACCGCGACTTCACGGTGCCGGCGGGCACCCCGAGGGCTTCGGCGGCCTGCTCTGTGGTGAGTTCTTCGATCACGCAGAGCGTGATCACGTTCTGGTCGTTCGGGCTGAGCGCGGCGAAAGCGCTCTGCACGCGGGCGCGGCGCTCGCGGCCGTCGAGCCGGGCATCCACGTCATCCGACGGGTCGGCCTCGGCCGTGGGCGGCGGCAGGATGTCGATCACCGCGCGGTACCGGCGGGCCGAGCGCACGAGGTTCCGGCACACGAAGTTCGTCGTCACGAGCAACCAGCCGACGATCGAGCCGTCGACGACGCGCACCGCGTCCCGCCTCCGCCACGCTTCGAGGAAGACCAGTGCGGTGGCGTCTTCGGCGTCGTGCGGCGAACGGAGCACCCGGAGGGCCTGGCCGAACACGCGGTCGCGGTGCGTGTCGAACATCACCCCGAAGGCTGTTGCGTTGCCGGCGGCGGCGCGGATCCACGTCGCCGCTTCGTCTGTTGTTCCTGTCCCCATACCCTCTAGTGTCCGGCAGGGCGGGAATGGTTCCCTTTCTGCCGCGCCCGGGACGGGGCCGTGTTCAGGCGGGTTGGCTCGTCACGCTGTTGACGAATGTGGTGACGCGTTGCCAGACCGTCTGCGACTCGGGGTACCGGTAGTTCTGCTGCCAGGTGTGGCGCGTGTTGGCGTTCGCACTGGGGTAGATGATGGTCTCGACCGGCACGAGGGCCGCGCGGAGGCGCTCGACGAAACGCAGGTTCGACTCGTAGAAGTAGTCGCTGGCGGAGGTCGTCACGAAGACGGCAGGATGCCCGGGCCCGATCCACTCGATGGGGGAGAGGTAGGCCGCCGCCCTCCGGAGGGTCCCGCGCCGGGCGGGTGCGGCGGCGGTTCCCCGCGGGTGCAGCAGCCGCACGAACCCGCGGCCGAGGATGGGCGCCCGGGCGAAGAACATCGAGAAGTCGACGGCGCTGCAGTGCAGCACGAGCCCCTGCACCGTCGGCGTGGCCTTTTCGGCAGTCATCCCGAAGTGTGCGCGCAGTTCCGGGCTGCCGGATGTCGCGGTGAACAGCGCTGCGATGTGGCCGCCCGCGGAGTCGCCGCCCAGCACCACCCGGGCGGGGTCGCCGCCGTGGGCGCGGATGTTCTCGTGCACCCAGCGCACGGCTGCGTCGGCGTCGGCGAGCTGGTGATCCATCTGGAAGCGTCCTGCTCGGCGGTAGTTGACGTTCACCACGACCATGCCGGTGGCGGCCTGGTGCGCGCAGTACTTCGTGACGGTGGCCTTGTCGCCGGAGGTCCAGCCGCCGCCGTGCAGGTAGATGTAGACGGGGAGGAGCGCGCGGGGCGCGAGGACAGGTGTCGGGGCGATCACGTCGAGCCGATGCGCCGGATGCCCGTCACCGACGTAGTCGATGTCGTCGGTGTGCACGACCCCCGCGATCGGGTGCTCGTTCATGCGTTTCGTCTCGGAGCGCTGGATGAGGAACATGCCGGCCCGGAACGCCCACACCGGCGTTCCGCGGAAGAGCGAGCGGGCCGCCAGATGCAGTCGCGGCACGGTCGCGGCGGCCTCGTGTTCGTGCATTGCTCCACCGTACGTCCCGCCCCGGGTAGGGACGCTGTGCGCGCACCCTGCGGGCGCTGGGAATCGTGCACGAGAGTGTTCAGGAGCGGCGGGTGCACCTGCTGGCGGGCCGGTCGGGCCGGTCGGGCGGTGACCTCGGCGAGAATGGAGTGTGTCCCGACGTCCCCGGCCCCTCGCTCCGCCCTACCTCTACCCGGGTGGCACGCGCCGGCTCGCGGACTTCGCCCTCGACATCGTGCCGGAGTACTTCGGCGCCTACCACGAACCCTTCCTCGGTGGCGGAGCCGTCGCGATCGGGCTGATGGAGCAGAATCCCGACACCTCCTTCCGCCTGTCGAGCGACGATTCGGAGCTCGTTCTGACGTGGCAGGTGCTGCAAACCGACAGCGACCGGCTGGTGCGGATGATCGCACAGCACCGCGATCGGCATGACCGGGCCCATCGGGCGGCCGTCGAGGCGCAGGCGGATCCGGAAGCCGGCGGAGGGAACAGCGGGAGCCTCGGGCCTCTCAGCTCACTCTCGCCGGTCGAGCGGGCAGCCCGTTTCGTCTACCTCCGCGGCAGCGCGGGACGGGACGCGGTCGCGTTCGACGAGGCGAACCTCCGCGGGGTGGGACGGCTGCTGCAGAACCGTGACGTCACCGTCACCGAGCAGCACTTCTTCAGCATCGTCGCCGAGGTCAGGGAGGAGGACCTGGTCTACTTCGATCCGCCCTTCGCCGGGGCCGGTCCCGAGTTCGTTCGCGAGACCCGCAGCCTCGTCAGCACGTTGACCGCGCGGGGCGCGTACCTGCTCGCGCCGCAACCGGTCGCTGCCGGCGGGGCCGACGCGCCGGCGATCTATGCCGGCTGGACGATGATGGCGGTGGCGGCCGACCGCGGCGACGGCGACGTGCTCTGGGCGAACGGCACCCTCGACCGGGTGCGCCGCCGCGCCCTCAACCGGCTGGACGGGTAGCGCGCGCCGGCGCACTCCGCATTCCGCGCTCCGCGCCCCGATGGCCTCCGGAGTCGGATGCCTCGGGTGGTTACCGGCCCGGTCTTGTACAGTTTCGAGCATGGATGCCTGCGCCGAACTCGCCGCGCTCGCGGGCCGCATCGGGGCTGACGATCCGGCTCCCCGCGACTTCCTCCTCCGTCTCGGATCGGAGGCTGCGGGCATCCGCCGCGGCCCGCTCTGGATGATCGACGCTGCGCTCGCGGGCCGCAACCGCCTGCCGGGCCGGCGTTTCGCCGCACCGTTCGACGACGGCACGAACGGGCAGGCCAGGCATTTCGCCGGCACAGCCGTCTCGGCGACGCGCCTGGGGGCAGCGGTGACCCGGTGGGTGTCGGTGCACGTGCGGCGCGATCCTCTCGACTCGGCCGACGGCCGCCTCGGCGAGCAGGCCATCACGTTCGCGGGGCTCGTGCTGGCCGGCGAGTTGCCGGTGTCGGGCACGCCTGGCTGGATCGCCGAGAACCTCTGCTCCGGGCATCCACCCGCCTGAGCGTACCCGCCCGCGCGGCCCGGTTCAGGCGCTGAACTGCTGCGTGCCGAGCACCGAGAGCAGCTGGAGCTTCTCGTACCCTTCCGTTCCGGGCGACGCGGTCAGCACGAGGAGCGTCTGGGCCTGGTTCTCGGTGAAGAGGGCCTGGCAGTCCACCTCGATCTCGCCGAGTTCCGGGTGGATGAGCGTCTTGTGGTCGTCGAACCGGGTGCGCACCTCGTGCCGCTCCCACACCTCGCGGAACTCCGGGCTCTCTGCTCGGAGCCGCGTTACGATCTCGGTGGCGCGTGACTCGCCGCCGCCGACGGAGATCGCCGCGCGGAGCCCGGCCGCCTGGATGGAGCTCTGCCGGGCGTGGTCCCGCTCGGGGTAGCGCGCCCGCTCGGCCGGGTCGGTGAACCAGCGGTAGAAGGCGCTCCGATCGAGTCCCGTGAATGCGCTGTGGTCGCCGAGGAGCGCGACGGCGAGGCGGTTCTCGGCGAGGGTGTCGCCGAGGTCGGAGAGCACCATCGCCGGGCTGTCGTCCAGCCGGTCGAGCACACGGAGGAGGGCTGGGCTGACGTGCTCGGTACGCCGGCTGCGGCGGGGTGCGGTGTGGCCGGCGAGGCGGAAGAGGTGGTCCCGTTCATCCAGAGTCAACCTCAGGCCCCGGGCGATCGCGGCCAGCATCTGCTCGGAGGGCTGCGGCCCCCGCTGCTGCTCCATGCGGGCGTAGTAGTCGCTCGACATGCCCGAGAGGCTCGCGACCTCCTCCCGGCGGAGACCGCTCGTGCGGCGGCGCGCCCCGGGCGGCAGCCCGACATCGCTCGGCGCCAGCGCCTCACGGCGGCGGCGCAGGAAGTCTGCGAGCCCGGGTCTGTCCATGGCTCCATCATGCCTCGTGTGCGGGCGGTTCAGGCAGGGACTGCCGATCCGTGGCTGAACGCTCCTCTTTTGCTGCTGTTCGACAGGCCGCAGTCTGGGGACATGAACATTTCAGGGAACACCATCTTTCTTCCGGGCGGCACGTCAGGCATCGGCCTCGGGCTCGCCCAGCGGTTCGCGGCAGCGGGCAACACCGTCATCGTCGGCGGTCGGCGGCGCGAATTGCTCGATCAGATCACCCGCGACAACCCCGGCATCGAGGGCGTCTACATCGACACGGCCGACGCCCAGTCGATCGTGGATGTCTCGGCCGAGGTACAGCGCCGCTGGCCGGCCACCAACGTGCTGATCGCCATGGCGGGCATCATGCGCCCCGAGAACCTGCACAGCGCCGACTTCCTGGCGGCGGCTGAGGCGACGGTGACCACCAACCTGCTCGGGCCGCTCCGCCTCATCGCAGCGTTCGGATCGTTCCTGGCCGGGCAGCAGGACGCCGCGATCATGACGGTCTCGTCGGGACTCGCCTTCACGCCGCTCGCGCACACCCCGACGTACAACGCCACCAAGGCGGCGATCCACTCGTTCACGGAGATCCTCCGGCTGCAGCTCGCCGACACGTCGGTGCAGGTCATCGAGCTGGTGCCGCCGGCTGTGCAGACCGAACTGCAGGGCTCTGCGTCGGCGACGAACCCGCACGCGATGCCGCTCGACGCGTTCCTCACCGAGGTGATGGGGTTGCTCGAGTCGCAGCCCGAGGCGCACGAGATCCTCGTCGAGAACGTCAAGCCGCTGCGTTTCGCCGCGGTGAACGGCACCTACGACCAGGTGGTCGGGATGCTCGCGGCCTCCCGCTAGCTGTCTGCGCAGCGATTGGAGGGACGCAAAACGCTCCAACGCCGAAAAGCTGGAGCGTTATGCGTCCCTTCGGTGGGGCGACGCGAGGCGGGCGCGGTCAGGCCGAGGCGGCGGGGGTGGTGGGGCCGACGGCCCAGAGGCGCTCCCACATCGCGGTCGGGCCGACCCCGTTGAGCTCCCAGTCGCCGAGCTGCGCGTACTTGTAGATGGCGGGATTGTGCGACGCGACCGTGCGGGCGTTCCGCCAGTGGCGGTCGAGCGCGGCCGGGCGCGCCGTCGCAGACGCGCCACCGACCTCGAACAGCAGGGTCGCGGCCCGCAGCGCGTCGTCGAGCACGCGCACCTGCGCCTGGTAGGTGGCGATCTCGGCGGCATCGAGCAGCGCAGTGCGGTCGGCGGGCGCGGCACCGGATGCCCGGGGCTCCGTCGCGCGGGCCAGGGCGTCGGCCGCGGCGCCCACCAGCGCACGGCCCGTGAAGGCGAGCGCCGACAGCTCGCCGATCACCGCCCGCACCTGCGGATCGTCGCGCGGGGCTGCAGCGTTCGCCGAGATGTAGGTGCGCTTCCGCGGCTGCACGAACGCCACCGCGTCGGCCAGCACGGCGGCCGAGATCCCCGCCGCCACAGACACCAGCACGAGCTGGAAGAATGCCCCGAGGTGCGACGCGCCGCCCGCCGAGTAGTTCGCGACGGTCAGCGGATCCACCTCGACGTTCTCGAAGACCGTCGTGCCGCTGGCGGTGAGGCGCTGGCCGAAGCCGTCCCAGTCGTCGAGCATCGTCACGCCGGGCGCGTCCGTCGGCACCACGCAGGTCACGCGTTCGGTGCCCCGCGCCGCGGCGACGTAGACGTGCGAGCTGTACAGGGTGCCGGTGGAGTAGTACTTCGTTCCGTTCAGCAGCAGCCGGTCATCCGTCGCCTGGAGCGTGGTCTGGATGTCGGCTAGCGAGTTACCCGTTGTCTCGCTGGCCGCGTTGCCGACGATGGCCCCGTTCGCGATGGCGCGGAGCCAGCCGCTGCGGTACTCCGACTCCGGTTTCAGCAGCAGGATCTCGACGAACGCGAAGTGCCCGCGCAGCAGGTGCGCGACGTTGGAGTCGGCGGTGGCGAGGTCGACCAGCAGGGCGAAGAACTCGGGCAGCGAGCATCCGGAGCCGCCGTGTTCGACCGGAACGCGGAGGGCCGTGAACCCGGACCGCTTCAGCGCCCCGACGGCGTCGTGGGCGAGCTCACGGTCGAGTTCGCGCTGCACGGCCCCGGCGGCGATGGCCGCGAAGACCTCCGCGAAACGGGCGGCATCGGCCGAACTCTCAGCCATGCTCGCCGAATGCTCCGCGGAACTGCCGCCCGTAGTGCGTCGGCAGCAACTGGTCGTGGCCGAACAGCTTCTGCCTCAGGGTGCCGACGACCGGCTCCTCCTTCGCAAGACCCCGGCGGCGGAGCGTCGGCATGACCTCGTCGATGAAGAGTTGGTACGAGTTCGGCAGCGTCCAGTTCATTACGTTGATACCGTCGACGCCCGCCCGCTGGAACTCTTCGAGCCGGTCGGCGATCTGCTCGGGCGTGCCCACGAACCGGCCGCGCACCTTCGCGGTGATCTTCGCGAGGTCGCGCACGGTCGGCTCGCGGTCGGGGGATGCCTCGCGGAGCCACTTCGTGTGCGAGAACCCGCCCTCGTGCTTGATGTCCTTCAGGGGCATGTCGGGATCGAGCGGAACCCCGGTGGCCTGGTCGAGACCGAGATTGATGTGGGCCAGGAAGCCGTCGGTCGAGATGTATTCGTCGATCTCCGCCTCGTTGCGCTTCGCCTCCTCCTCGGTGCTGCCGATCACGAAGGTGAGGCCCTGGAAGAACTTGATGTCCGACGCCTGGCGGCCGTACTCGACGGCGAGCGCACGGGTCGCCGAGATGTCGCCGGCAGCGATCTCGGGTGTGGGGGAGAGGATGAACTGTGCCTCCGCATTGCGGGCGGCGAAAGCCCGGCCCGCGGGCGATGACCCGGCCTGGAAGATCACCGGCGTGCGCTGCGCTGAGGGAGACGGCAGGTGCGGTCCCTCCACCTGGTAGCGCTCGCCGACATGGTTGATCTTGTGGATCTTCGTGTAGTCGGCGTAGATGCCCCTCGCCTTGTCCTTCAGCAGTGCACCGTCGTCCCAGGAGCCCTCCCAGAGCTTGTAGACGACATCCATGTACTCCTGGGCCCAGCGGTAGCGCTCGTCGTGCTCGATGAGCCGGTCCATTCCGAAGTTGCGCGCGGCGTTCTCGAGCGAGCTGGTGACGACGTTCCACCCGATCCGACCGTTCGAAATGTGATCGAGGGTCGAGACCTTACGGGCGAAGTCGAAGGGGTGCGACTGCACGATCGAACTCGTGAACGCCAGCCCGAGGTGCTCCGTGCTGACGGCGAGCGCCGAGAGCAGCACGGAAGGGTCGTTCGACGGGATCTGCAGACCTTCCCGCGCGTTGACCTCGTACGAGCCGTTGACCGGGCCGTAGAGGCCCACCACGTCGGCGAAGAACATGGTGTCGAACCCGCCGGCCTCGAGGGTCTTCGCGAGCCCGATCCACAGGTTCACGTCATTGAAGTCGGCCTGCTGGGCCGTCGGGTGACGCCAGAGTCCGTGCTGGATGTGCGAGTTCGTGTTCATCACGAACGCCGAGAAGTGGAGGGGCTGGGGCATGATGGCTTTCTAGCGGTAGACCGACGGCACAGGAAGTACGCCCTTAAGAACATAGTCGCCGAGTTCGGTGAGCTTGTGGGCGAGAGGGTCGTGGAGGCTCACCGTGCGGAGGTTCCGCCAGAACCGGTCGAGGCCGTGACGGCGGGCGGATGACCGGGCCCCCGTCGCCTCGAAGATCGCCGACGTGGCATCGAGCCCGACTCGCTGCGAGACCACCTTCGCCGCAGCGATCAGTTCGGCGGCCTGGCCGCGCGTCTCGGGAGTGATCGGGATGTCGCCCCCGGCCAGCGCCTCAAGCACCTCGGCCGCGGAGCGCACCTGGGCGGCAGAGCCGGCGACCTTCGCGGCGTGCTCCCCGAACAGGGCGCGGATGTGCGGATCGTCCACCGCCCGCTCGACCCCGGAGTGCAGCCACGGCCGGCCGTGCTCCCGCACATAGTCGCGCGCTTCGAGCAGTGCACCTTCGGCGATCCCGACGTTCAGGTAGCCGAAGAGCAGCTGGAACGACGGGATCATCAGCGACTGCAGGGGTGCGGGCGGCTCGCCGGAACCCGGGGCGGGAAAGATCGCGATCAGGTCGCTCGCGGCGATGTGCACCGAGTCGAGCACGATCGCGTTCGACACCGAGAGCCGCTGGCCGAAGGCATCCCAGTCGTCGGCGACGCTCACGCCGGGCAGGGAGGTGTCGACGGCGGTCAGGTAGAAGCGGCCGTCATCGGTCGAGACGGTCTGGGTGAAGAACAGGTCGGCGAGGGGCGAGCCGGTGGCGAAGCCGCGATCCGCGTCGACGATGTACCCGCCGCCGGCTTCGGCCCGGATGCTCCCCGAACCGCCGAACGCGCTGCCGATGCTGGCCCAGAAGAGCTGCTCGCGGGCAGTGCGGCGGATGATCTCCCGACCGTTGGCCGAGTCGTAGAGCACCACGAACCGCACCCACGTGTAGTGGTACCCGAGCGCGTGCGCGAGCCCGGCGTCGGTGCGGGCGAGGATGCGCGTCACCTCCGCCGCGGTCGACCAGCTCTGGCCCGCCCCACCCAGCTCGGCGGGGATCACCAGGTTCAGCAGGTCGTACGAGCGGAGAAGGTCGAGCGCATCCCGGGGCGGGGCGCCTTCCGCCTCCCGTTCGACGATGCTGGGGCGGAGTTCGTCCCCGACCCGCTCGGCCACATCGAACCAGGGCGAGCGCGCGGAATCCGTGAGCGGGTTCGCAAAGAGTTCACGCGTCATGCCGCCAATTCTCCCGGGTGCAGCGCCGGGCCCTCACCGGTCTCCGTCACATTGCGTAGCATGACGGGCCTGCTTTTGGCGTGCTCCCCGGCGGCTTCTAGGCTGGCTGAAGACGTGCACAGCAGCTGCGTCACCGTGCGATCGCGCACACTCACCCCCCCCCCATTCCTGCCCACCACCCGCGTGCCCATCACCGAGGAGAACCTTTCATGCGTTCCAAGAAGTACCTGATCGCCGCAGCGATCCTGTCGACCGTCATCGTCGGTGCCACCGGATGCTCGTCGTCCTCCACCTCCTCAGACGCAGCCGTCGGCGCTACGGATGGCGGCGTCACCACCATCAAGGTCGGCGCGACCTTCCCGGGCGACGACATCCTGAACTACGTCGAGCAGTCGCAGGCCGCGGCCGCCGGCCTCGACATCCAGGTCACCTCGTTCACCGACTACACCACGCCGAACACGGCGCTCGAAGACGGGTCGCTCGACGCGAACCTCTACCAGCACCTGCCGTTCCTGAACAACTTCAACACGAACAACGGCACGCACATCGCCCCGGTCGGCAAGGTCTACTTCCCCGCCCTCGCGCTGTACTCGAAGCAGGTGAAGAGCGTCGACGACATCAAGGACGGCGACACCATCAGCATCCCGAACGACCCGACCAACGAGCTCCGTTCGCTGAACCTGCTTGCCAAGGCCGGCCTCATCACGCTGAACGAGGGTGCGACCGGAGTCGTCGGCGACATCGCCACGAACCCGAAGAACCTCGTCTTCCAGGAACTGGATGCTGCGACCCTGCCCCGCGCGCTCGACGAGAACGTCGCGGGCATCGCCAACCTCAGCTTCGCCCTGCCCGCCGGCCTCACCGGTGACCAGCAGATCCTCAAGGAGGATGTGGACGGTACGCTCTACACCAACCTCCTCGCCGCGAAGGAGGGCCACGAGAACGACCCCGCCGTGCAGAAGCTCTACGAGCTGCTGACCTCGAAGGAGACCCAGGACTGGATCACCGCCCAGTACAAGGGCCTGGTCATCCCGGCGAGCGGACCCGCTTCCTGAGAACCGAACGACCACACGGTGCGGCCGTCCTCCGGGGCGGCCGCACCTGAAGTCTGGAGAAGAACCCCGTGATCACGATCACCGACCTGCACAAGTCGTATCCGCCCCGGAATGCCAAGGGCGAGACGGTCGAAGCTCTCAAAGGCATCGACCTGACGGTCGCCGACGGTGAGATCTTCGGGGTCGTGGGGCAGAGCGGTGCCGGCAAGTCGACCCTGCTGCGCTGCGTCAATCTGCTCGAACGGCCGACCAGCGGAACCATCACCGTCGCGGGCCAGGACCTGACGACGCTCGGCGAGGCCGAGCTCCGGGTGGCCCGGCACGGCATCGGGATGGTGTTCCAGCACTTCAACCTGCTGTCCTCGCGCACGGTCGCCGAGAACGTGGAGTTCGGCCTCGAGATCACGGGCGTCGCCAAGGCTGCGCGCCGGGCACGGTCCGCTGAGGTTCTCGACCTCGTCGGGCTCTCCGACCGGGCATCCGCGTACCCCTCGCAGCTCTCGGGCGGGCAGAAGCAGCGAGTCGGCATCGCCCGGGCGCTCGCCGGGAACCCGAAAGTGCTGCTCAGCGATGAGGCCACGTCGTCGCTCGACCCGGAGACGACGGACTCGATCCTGCAGCTGCTGAAGGAACTGAACCGCAAGCTCGGCGTCACGATCATGCTGATCACGCACGAGATGGAGGTCGTGAAGCGCATCTGCACCTCGGCCGCGCTGATCGAGGGCGGACGCATCGTCGAATCGGGCAACGTCATCGACCTGCTGAACACGCCGAAGTCGAAGATCGCGCACGCCCTCTTCCCGCTCGGGGAGAGCCGCGGGGAGCCCGGCAACACGGTCATCGAGATCATGTACGCCGGTCATCTGGCCGACGAACCGATCGTCGGGCGGATGTCGCGGGAGTTCGGCATCGACGTGAACATCCTCGGCGCCGCCGTCGAGATCGTGAGCGACCACCGGGTCGGGCGGATGCGGCTCGAACTGCCCGGGAGTGTGGCGACGAACGCTGTCCCGATCGCCCGCCTGAAGGACAGCGGGCTCTACGTCGAGGTTCTGGAGGGGCAGCTGTGAACTTCAACTGGGCCACAATGGTGCCGATCCTGACCAAGGCGCTCGGCGAGACCTTCCAGATGATCGGAATCGCGCTGGCGTTCACGATCGTCTTCGGGCTTCTGGTCGGGGTGCTGCTGGTGTCGACCGACGAGGGAGGCGTCTACGAGGCGCCCCTCGGCTCGAGGCGGCTCGGCGTGGTCATCCATGCCGTTCTCGGTTTCATCGTCAACATCGGGCGGTCTCTGCCGTTCATCATCCTGATGGTGGTGCTGATCCCGTTCACGCGGCTCATCATCGGCACCTTCATCGGACCGACCGCTGCGGCGGTGCCGCTGACGATCGCGGCCATCCCGTTCTTCGCGCGGTTGGTGGAGATCGCCCTCCGCGAGGTCGACACCGGGCTCGTCGAGGCGGCCCGCTCGATGGGTGCGCGGCGCGGAACCATCATCTGGAAGGTGCTGCTCGCCGAGGCGCGACCGAGCATCGTGCTCGCGCTCTCGACCTCGGTCATCTCACTGCTGAACTACTCGGCCATCGCGGGCACGATCGGGGCCGGCGGCATCGGCGACATCGCCATCCGGTACGGCTACCAGCGCTACGACAACGCGTACCTGTTCACCACGATCGTGATCCTGATCGTGATCGTGCAGGTGGTGCAGCTGATCGCTAGCGCGGTGGCGCGGAAACTCTCGCGGCGCTGAGGCGCTGCGGCGCGCTGGCGTCGAGGCGGCGCGGCGCCGCACCCGCTACCTCAGCAGCCGGGAGAGCACCCGGTCGGCCAGGACCTTGCCTCCCGTCTGGCAGGTCGGGCAGTACTGCAGGGTCGAGTCGGCGAAGATCACCTGGCGCACCGTGTCGCCGCAGACCGGGCACGCTTCGCCGGTGCGGCCGTGCACCTGCATGCCGAGCTTCTTCTCCTTCTTCAACTCCGAGGCGGCGAGCCCGTCGGCCCGCTCCAGCGCGCCGCGGAGCGTCACCTGGAGCGCCCGGTAGAGCTCGCCAACCTCGTCGGGGCCCATCGCCGCAGGCTTGAACGGCGACATCCGTGCCGTGTGCAGGATCTCGTCGGAATACGCATTCCCGATACCCGCGATGTTCGACTGGTTGCGGAGCACTCCCTTGATCTGGGCTCGCCCTGCCGTGCCCAGGATGCCCGCGAAGACGTCTTCGGTGAAGGCGGGGTCGAGCGGATCTGGCCCGAGGCGCGCAATGCCGGGCACCTCGTTCACGTCGTTCACCAGGTAGATCGCGAGGCTCTTCTTCGTTCCCGCCTCAGTGATGTCGAGGCCCGAGGAATCGGGCTCCATCACGAGTCGGGCGGCCAGGGCGCTCTTCCCGGGCCTGCCGCTCGCGGGCGGCGGTGGCCCCTCGCGCCAGCGGATCCAACCCGCCCGCGCAAGGTGCATCACGAGGTGCACCTCACCAATCCCGAGGTCGAGGAACTTTCCGTGCCGTGCCACGCCGTGCACCATCTCGCCCTCGAGCGCGGAGACCGGCGGCGCGAACGTCTTCAGCGCGGCGAAGGACAGCACGTCGAACCGGGCGACCGTACGGCCCGTGAGTTTCGCACCCAGGTCAGCGACGAGTGCGTGGACTTCGGGTAGCTCGGGCATGGCCCCATTCTGCGCCCCGCCGCCGAGACCGTCCAGAGCGGGGCCGCCCGGCGATCCCGTCAGTCGTTGTCGACCGCGTATTCGGTGAGCGCGTAGCCCGCCTCGACCGGGATCGTGATCAGGTGCACACCCTCAGGCGTGGTGCGGTGTTCGGGGTTCACCTCGAAGTGCGGCCGGCGATCGGCTTCGTCCAGAGCATCCAGAACCGTTGTCGTCTCCGCGAGGCGCGCGAGGTTCATCAGCGTCGGGAAGATGATGTGCTCCCGGGCGGTGACCGCGGTGGCCTGGGCGTGGGCGGGATCCACCCACCGCGTCGCCACCGTCTCGGAACCATCTGCGTGCGCGGTCTGGTCGGTGGGTGCCCGGGCGACGTAGAAGTGGGTGTCCCAGCGTTTCGGGTTATGGGCCGGGGTGACCCAGTGGCCGAACGGATGCACGTCGGCCAGTGCGAGCCGGCCTGCGGTCGCCTCGAGCGCCTCGAGAACGGGTGCGCCCCGGAGTGCGGTCCCGGGGGAGACGAACTCGCCCGTCGCCGTGCGAGCCAGCAGGAGGCCGGTCTCCTCCCACGTCTCACGGATTGCCGCGATCCGGCGCGCCCGCTCCTCCGGCTCGAGACGTCGGGCGGCCGCGTCGAGGAACGGCGCCCACCCGTCGCTGCTGTCGCCCGGCTCCACCACCCCGCCCGGGAAGACGAGGGCGGAGGCGAACGAAGCGCGCTCGCTCCGGCGCACCATCAGCACTTCGTACGGATCGTCGCGGACAAGGAGCAGCGTGGCCGCGACGCGTGGTGCGGTCGCCGGATGCGCGTCGTCGGTCACGCGCCCACGCTACACCGCGGCGCCTGCCTCGTTGTCAGCAGCTCAGGCCCGCCCATACTTCCGGTGGGCGGCCTGCCGTGATGTTCCGAGAACCAGTCCGATCGCTTCCCAGGAGTCGCCGGCGGCTCGCGCCTGGGT
Above is a genomic segment from Subtercola boreus containing:
- a CDS encoding RNA polymerase sigma factor; protein product: MGTGTTDEAATWIRAAAGNATAFGVMFDTHRDRVFGQALRVLRSPHDAEDATALVFLEAWRRRDAVRVVDGSIVGWLLVTTNFVCRNLVRSARRYRAVIDILPPPTAEADPSDDVDARLDGRERRARVQSAFAALSPNDQNVITLCVIEELTTEQAAEALGVPAGTVKSRLSRAKRRLANTSGGAR
- a CDS encoding alpha/beta hydrolase — its product is MHEHEAAATVPRLHLAARSLFRGTPVWAFRAGMFLIQRSETKRMNEHPIAGVVHTDDIDYVGDGHPAHRLDVIAPTPVLAPRALLPVYIYLHGGGWTSGDKATVTKYCAHQAATGMVVVNVNYRRAGRFQMDHQLADADAAVRWVHENIRAHGGDPARVVLGGDSAGGHIAALFTATSGSPELRAHFGMTAEKATPTVQGLVLHCSAVDFSMFFARAPILGRGFVRLLHPRGTAAAPARRGTLRRAAAYLSPIEWIGPGHPAVFVTTSASDYFYESNLRFVERLRAALVPVETIIYPSANANTRHTWQQNYRYPESQTVWQRVTTFVNSVTSQPA
- a CDS encoding DNA adenine methylase is translated as MSRRPRPLAPPYLYPGGTRRLADFALDIVPEYFGAYHEPFLGGGAVAIGLMEQNPDTSFRLSSDDSELVLTWQVLQTDSDRLVRMIAQHRDRHDRAHRAAVEAQADPEAGGGNSGSLGPLSSLSPVERAARFVYLRGSAGRDAVAFDEANLRGVGRLLQNRDVTVTEQHFFSIVAEVREEDLVYFDPPFAGAGPEFVRETRSLVSTLTARGAYLLAPQPVAAGGADAPAIYAGWTMMAVAADRGDGDVLWANGTLDRVRRRALNRLDG
- a CDS encoding helix-turn-helix transcriptional regulator, which encodes MDRPGLADFLRRRREALAPSDVGLPPGARRRTSGLRREEVASLSGMSSDYYARMEQQRGPQPSEQMLAAIARGLRLTLDERDHLFRLAGHTAPRRSRRTEHVSPALLRVLDRLDDSPAMVLSDLGDTLAENRLAVALLGDHSAFTGLDRSAFYRWFTDPAERARYPERDHARQSSIQAAGLRAAISVGGGESRATEIVTRLRAESPEFREVWERHEVRTRFDDHKTLIHPELGEIEVDCQALFTENQAQTLLVLTASPGTEGYEKLQLLSVLGTQQFSA
- a CDS encoding SDR family oxidoreductase, with product MNISGNTIFLPGGTSGIGLGLAQRFAAAGNTVIVGGRRRELLDQITRDNPGIEGVYIDTADAQSIVDVSAEVQRRWPATNVLIAMAGIMRPENLHSADFLAAAEATVTTNLLGPLRLIAAFGSFLAGQQDAAIMTVSSGLAFTPLAHTPTYNATKAAIHSFTEILRLQLADTSVQVIELVPPAVQTELQGSASATNPHAMPLDAFLTEVMGLLESQPEAHEILVENVKPLRFAAVNGTYDQVVGMLAASR
- a CDS encoding acyl-CoA dehydrogenase family protein yields the protein MAESSADAARFAEVFAAIAAGAVQRELDRELAHDAVGALKRSGFTALRVPVEHGGSGCSLPEFFALLVDLATADSNVAHLLRGHFAFVEILLLKPESEYRSGWLRAIANGAIVGNAASETTGNSLADIQTTLQATDDRLLLNGTKYYSTGTLYSSHVYVAAARGTERVTCVVPTDAPGVTMLDDWDGFGQRLTASGTTVFENVEVDPLTVANYSAGGASHLGAFFQLVLVSVAAGISAAVLADAVAFVQPRKRTYISANAAAPRDDPQVRAVIGELSALAFTGRALVGAAADALARATEPRASGAAPADRTALLDAAEIATYQAQVRVLDDALRAATLLFEVGGASATARPAALDRHWRNARTVASHNPAIYKYAQLGDWELNGVGPTAMWERLWAVGPTTPAASA
- a CDS encoding LLM class flavin-dependent oxidoreductase; translation: MPQPLHFSAFVMNTNSHIQHGLWRHPTAQQADFNDVNLWIGLAKTLEAGGFDTMFFADVVGLYGPVNGSYEVNAREGLQIPSNDPSVLLSALAVSTEHLGLAFTSSIVQSHPFDFARKVSTLDHISNGRIGWNVVTSSLENAARNFGMDRLIEHDERYRWAQEYMDVVYKLWEGSWDDGALLKDKARGIYADYTKIHKINHVGERYQVEGPHLPSPSAQRTPVIFQAGSSPAGRAFAARNAEAQFILSPTPEIAAGDISATRALAVEYGRQASDIKFFQGLTFVIGSTEEEAKRNEAEIDEYISTDGFLAHINLGLDQATGVPLDPDMPLKDIKHEGGFSHTKWLREASPDREPTVRDLAKITAKVRGRFVGTPEQIADRLEEFQRAGVDGINVMNWTLPNSYQLFIDEVMPTLRRRGLAKEEPVVGTLRQKLFGHDQLLPTHYGRQFRGAFGEHG